In Sphingomonas sp. SUN019, one genomic interval encodes:
- a CDS encoding dihydrofolate reductase family protein, with translation MRRIVGSAFLSLDGVIQAPGGPTEDWTGGFDLGGWLFGFDDPAIGDVVGGLFSRPYALLLGRKTYDIFAAYWPYVTGEEAEFAASLNRADKHVLTHGTAPLEWENSHRIADVEAIAALKETDGPNLLIQGSSTLYPLLLRAGLLDRLTTLTFPIVLGKGKRLFREGTPSGTFALAEHQVSAMGTVIATYEPAGEVRVGSFAPTVSSAREEARQERMKHEDAALLDAADLD, from the coding sequence ATGCGTAGGATCGTCGGCAGTGCGTTCCTGTCGCTCGACGGCGTGATCCAGGCGCCCGGCGGGCCGACCGAGGACTGGACCGGCGGGTTCGACCTCGGCGGCTGGCTGTTCGGCTTTGACGACCCGGCCATCGGGGACGTGGTCGGCGGCCTCTTCTCTCGCCCTTATGCCCTTCTGCTGGGCCGCAAGACCTACGACATCTTCGCGGCCTATTGGCCTTATGTCACGGGCGAGGAAGCGGAGTTCGCAGCATCGCTCAACCGCGCGGACAAGCACGTCCTGACGCATGGGACCGCGCCGCTGGAGTGGGAAAACAGCCACCGGATCGCCGATGTGGAGGCGATCGCGGCGCTGAAGGAAACCGACGGTCCCAACCTGCTGATCCAGGGCAGCAGCACGCTGTACCCGCTGCTGCTGCGCGCCGGACTGCTCGACCGGCTGACCACGCTTACCTTCCCGATCGTGCTCGGCAAGGGCAAGCGGCTGTTCCGGGAAGGCACGCCGAGCGGCACGTTCGCGCTTGCCGAGCATCAGGTGTCCGCGATGGGCACCGTGATCGCGACGTATGAGCCGGCGGGCGAGGTCCGCGTCGGGTCTTTCGCGCCGACCGTCTCGTCCGCGCGTGAAGAGGCGCGGCAGGAGCGGATGAAGCATGAGGATGCGGCCCTGCTCGATGCGGCCGACCTGGACTAG
- a CDS encoding BolA family transcriptional regulator: MTQPSTGPVATEMTTRLTTALSPSRLEVINESAQHAGHMGDDGSGESHFRVVVESAAFAGLSRVARQRLVNQALADLLREKVHALAIRATAPGEAA, encoded by the coding sequence ATGACACAGCCTTCCACCGGACCCGTCGCCACCGAAATGACGACCCGCCTCACCACCGCCCTCAGCCCGTCCCGGCTGGAGGTGATCAACGAAAGCGCGCAGCACGCTGGCCATATGGGCGACGACGGATCTGGCGAGAGCCATTTCCGCGTCGTCGTCGAAAGTGCGGCGTTCGCCGGGCTTTCGCGCGTGGCGCGGCAGCGCCTCGTCAACCAGGCGCTCGCCGATCTGCTGCGCGAAAAGGTTCACGCGCTGGCGATCCGCGCGACCGCCCCGGGGGAAGCTGCATGA
- a CDS encoding J domain-containing protein, with protein MSGSKDRPNARFHGRIEGDRPCATGGCEEAGEFRAPPLEGPGAGEGPSRFRWFCLEHVRAFNSGYNYFDGMTADEIHHAQRPLAGWERETRAFAHAGTDPGPSWSAFTDPLDAIGARFRRTAAPERSDGKPLSGQDRESLRILGLAADADRMALRKRYSELVRRYHPDRNGGDRSHEDMLTKVISAYQQLKQAPAFA; from the coding sequence TTGAGCGGGAGCAAAGATCGACCGAATGCGCGGTTCCACGGCCGGATCGAGGGCGACCGGCCATGCGCCACGGGCGGCTGCGAAGAGGCGGGCGAGTTTCGCGCGCCGCCGCTGGAGGGGCCGGGCGCAGGGGAAGGCCCGTCGCGCTTCCGCTGGTTCTGCCTGGAACACGTCCGCGCGTTCAATTCGGGCTACAATTACTTCGACGGCATGACCGCCGACGAAATCCACCATGCGCAGCGTCCGCTGGCGGGATGGGAGCGCGAAACCCGCGCCTTCGCGCACGCCGGAACCGACCCCGGCCCGAGCTGGTCCGCCTTCACCGATCCGCTCGACGCGATCGGCGCGCGCTTTCGCCGCACGGCCGCGCCCGAACGCAGCGACGGCAAGCCGCTGTCAGGGCAGGATCGCGAGTCGCTCCGCATCCTTGGACTGGCAGCGGACGCGGACCGCATGGCGCTGCGCAAACGCTATTCCGAGTTGGTCCGCCGCTATCACCCCGATCGCAACGGCGGCGATCGGAGCCATGAGGATATGCTGACGAAGGTCATCAGCGCCTATCAACAACTGAAACAGGCTCCGGCGTTCGCCTAG
- a CDS encoding SRPBCC domain-containing protein — MTGAGHELVIERVFDAPRDVVWRAATEHFAEWWCPKPWRAEPLALEWRTGGRFSIAMHGPDGERHGGDGMLREVTPGKRFVFTNMLGEDWTPQSPQPVGIVGEMSFADAGDGRTLYRARALHSSSADRDAHAEMGFTEGWGMCADQLGDVAKRLTEKADA, encoded by the coding sequence ATGACCGGCGCCGGACACGAACTGGTCATCGAACGCGTGTTCGATGCGCCGCGTGACGTGGTGTGGCGCGCGGCGACCGAGCATTTCGCCGAATGGTGGTGCCCAAAGCCGTGGCGCGCTGAGCCGCTCGCGCTCGAATGGCGCACGGGCGGGCGGTTCTCGATCGCGATGCACGGCCCCGACGGCGAACGCCACGGCGGCGACGGCATGCTGCGCGAGGTGACGCCGGGCAAGCGCTTCGTATTCACCAACATGCTGGGCGAAGACTGGACGCCGCAAAGCCCGCAGCCGGTCGGCATCGTCGGCGAGATGAGCTTCGCCGACGCCGGTGATGGCCGCACATTGTACCGAGCGCGGGCGCTGCACTCGAGCTCGGCGGATCGCGACGCCCATGCGGAGATGGGCTTCACCGAGGGCTGGGGCATGTGCGCCGATCAGCTCGGGGATGTCGCGAAACGGCTGACGGAGAAGGCCGATGCGTAG
- a CDS encoding VOC family protein produces the protein MPSDKIVTCLWFDGQAREAAEFYAATFPDSHVGARNASPNDNPSAKQGDELTVEFTVLGQAFIGLNGGSMFKPTEAVSFMVMTENQEETDRYWNAIVGGGGAESMCGWCKDRWGFSWQITPRALMAATTGSDKAAAKRAMDAMMTMKKIDIATIERARRGEEVAA, from the coding sequence ATGCCGAGCGACAAGATCGTGACGTGCCTGTGGTTCGACGGGCAGGCGCGCGAGGCGGCGGAATTCTATGCTGCGACTTTCCCCGACAGTCATGTCGGCGCGCGTAACGCGTCGCCGAACGACAACCCTTCGGCAAAGCAGGGTGACGAGCTGACGGTCGAATTCACCGTGCTCGGCCAGGCATTCATCGGCCTCAACGGGGGCTCGATGTTCAAGCCCACCGAGGCGGTCAGCTTCATGGTGATGACCGAAAACCAGGAGGAAACCGACCGTTACTGGAACGCGATCGTGGGGGGCGGTGGCGCGGAGAGTATGTGCGGCTGGTGCAAGGATCGCTGGGGTTTCTCGTGGCAGATCACGCCGCGTGCGCTGATGGCCGCGACCACCGGTTCCGACAAAGCGGCGGCCAAGCGCGCGATGGATGCGATGATGACGATGAAGAAGATCGACATCGCGACGATCGAACGGGCGCGGCGCGGCGAGGAGGTGGCGGCATGA